A portion of the Oncorhynchus gorbuscha isolate QuinsamMale2020 ecotype Even-year linkage group LG19, OgorEven_v1.0, whole genome shotgun sequence genome contains these proteins:
- the LOC124004860 gene encoding free fatty acid receptor 2-like has translation MTRDRRCELRAIVVRSEVVLSVYIITFLIGLPANILTLYAFSVKIHKKPTPTDILLLNLIVSDLIFLLFLPLKMHEAASGMVWTLPSPLCNITPFVVFSFIYTISHLLTVVSVDCYLCVAFPVPCRLRRKLLYGVVSSLVVWVFSSVHLCFIYIVKNQTSSDLYICYDNFTQEQLKVVLPMRLELCVVLYIVPLLACVFCYLNFILILNRTPNLRAEKRKRAVGMDIGTLRVFVVCFLPYNVTHVQGFIIQDNVEWRLYALHLTTEYNRCRPY, from the exons atgactcgtgaccgcagGTGTGAG TTGAGAGCCATTGTGGTGAGGAGTGAGGTGGTTCTGTCCGTCTACATCATCACCTTCCTGATTGGCCTACCTGCCAACATCCTGACACTCTACGCCTTCAGCGTCAAGATCCACAAAAAGCCCACTCCCACAGACATCCTCCTGCTCAACCTGATCGTGTCCGACCTTATCTTCCTGCTGTTCCTGCCCCTCAAGATGCACGAGGCAGCCTCTGGCATGGTCTGGactctccccagtcctctctgCAACATTACCCCTTTTGTCgtcttctccttcatctacaccatCTCCCACCTGCTGACGGTGGTCAGTGTTGACTGCTACCTGTGTGTGGCCTTCCCTGTCCCGTGCAGGCTCCGCCGCAAGCTCTTGTACGGAGTGGTGAGCAGCCTGGTGGTGTGGGTCTTCAGCTCGGTCCACCTCTGCTTCATCTACATCGTGAAGAACCAGACCTCATCTGATCTCTATATCTGCTATGACAACTTCACCCAGGAGCAGCTGAAGGTGGTGCTTCCCATGCGCTTGGAGCTGTGTGTGGTTCTATATATCGTGCCACTGCTGGCCTGTGTGTTCTGCTACCTGAACTTCATCCTCATCCTCAATAGGACCCCTAACCTTCGTgcagagaaaaggaagagagccGTTGGAATGGATATCGGGACCCTACGGGTTTTTGTTGTCTGCTTCCTGCCCTATAATGTCACCCATGTACAGGGGTTCATCATTCAAGACAATGTGGAGTGGCGGCTCTACGCTCTGCACCTGaccactgaatacaacaggtgtagaccttac